In a genomic window of bacterium:
- a CDS encoding CTP synthase: MKPKYIFVTGGVVSSLGKGLASAAIGALMESRGLTVTLQKMDPYINVDPGTMSPYQHGEVFVTDDGAETDLDLGHYERFTHAPMSRRSNFTTGRVYDSVINKERQGEYLGGTVQVIPHITDEIKARICQAAGDVDLLICEVGGTVGDIESLPFLEAIRQFKTDVGRDNVIYIHLTLVPYIKTAGELKTKPTQHSVQKLREIGIQPDILLCRTDRALDQDIKNKISLFCNVTPEAVITARDVDSIYEVPLAYHEEGLDQQIIEHLRMWTRTPDLAVWNNIVEKARNPKGEVVIAVVGKYVSLVESYKSLNEALIHGGMANRASVVLRFVDSEELEKREPSELLGDVDGILVPGGFGHRGTEGKISAARYARENKIPYFGICLGMQLAVVEFARSVAGLEKANSSEFDENTPHPVIDLLPEQRDVVDKGGTMRLGAYPCNLEEGTRAYDEYGCSEISERHRHRYEFNPAYKETLEEKGLKISGTSPDGRLVEMVEHPDHPWFVGCQFHPEFKSRPWQPHPLFAGFIAISLSKRGGSR, from the coding sequence ATGAAGCCCAAATATATCTTCGTGACGGGTGGTGTTGTGTCTTCTCTGGGAAAAGGGCTGGCCTCAGCCGCCATTGGCGCTCTCATGGAATCGCGAGGGTTGACCGTTACACTTCAGAAAATGGATCCGTACATCAACGTTGATCCGGGGACCATGAGCCCATATCAGCATGGTGAGGTCTTCGTCACCGATGATGGCGCGGAAACCGACCTGGATCTCGGGCACTATGAACGGTTCACCCATGCCCCCATGTCCAGGAGAAGCAACTTTACCACCGGAAGGGTGTACGATTCGGTCATCAACAAGGAGAGACAGGGGGAGTACCTCGGGGGGACTGTCCAGGTTATCCCACATATCACGGACGAGATAAAAGCGAGGATATGCCAGGCTGCAGGTGATGTGGACCTCCTCATCTGTGAGGTAGGGGGAACGGTTGGTGACATCGAAAGTCTTCCGTTTTTAGAGGCCATCCGGCAGTTCAAGACCGATGTGGGAAGGGATAACGTGATCTACATCCACCTTACACTGGTGCCTTATATAAAAACTGCGGGAGAACTCAAGACAAAACCTACCCAGCACTCTGTGCAGAAACTGCGGGAGATCGGCATCCAGCCTGACATACTGTTGTGTCGTACGGACAGAGCACTGGACCAGGATATCAAGAACAAAATATCCCTTTTTTGTAACGTGACGCCTGAAGCGGTGATCACTGCCAGGGATGTGGACAGCATCTACGAGGTCCCTCTTGCTTATCACGAGGAAGGGCTGGACCAGCAGATCATAGAGCACCTTCGCATGTGGACGCGTACGCCGGACCTTGCTGTCTGGAATAATATCGTCGAGAAAGCGCGAAACCCGAAGGGTGAGGTCGTCATCGCCGTTGTTGGCAAGTACGTGAGTCTGGTCGAATCCTACAAGAGCCTGAACGAAGCCCTGATCCATGGTGGTATGGCCAACAGAGCCAGCGTTGTCCTGAGGTTCGTCGATAGCGAGGAGCTGGAAAAAAGGGAGCCTTCAGAGCTTCTCGGCGATGTGGATGGTATCCTCGTTCCCGGAGGATTCGGTCACCGGGGGACGGAGGGAAAGATCAGCGCCGCCCGCTATGCCCGGGAGAACAAAATCCCCTATTTCGGGATCTGTCTGGGAATGCAGTTGGCAGTGGTAGAGTTCGCGCGGTCCGTGGCCGGGCTGGAAAAGGCCAATAGTTCCGAATTTGACGAAAATACCCCACATCCTGTCATCGACCTTCTGCCGGAGCAGAGAGATGTTGTCGACAAGGGTGGAACCATGCGGCTGGGGGCCTACCCGTGCAATCTTGAGGAGGGCACCCGGGCGTATGATGAATACGGATGCTCGGAAATATCGGAAAGGCACCGCCACAGGTATGAGTTCAACCCTGCATATAAAGAAACCCTGGAAGAGAAGGGGTTGAAGATCTCGGGCACCTCTCCCGACGGGCGCCTGGTAGAGATGGTGGAGCATCCGGACCACCCATGGTTCGTTGGGTGCCAGTTCCACCCCGAATTCAAATCCAGGCCCTGGCAGCCTCACCCCCTGTTCGCAGGGTTCATAGCCATAAGCTTGAGCAAAAGGGGAGGCAGCAGATGA
- the kdsB gene encoding 3-deoxy-manno-octulosonate cytidylyltransferase, with protein sequence MKAVVVIPARYASTRFPGKPLAQLLGKPLIEHVYSRACEARTVDRVVVATDDRRILDAVMGFGGDCVMTGTGHRSGSDRLGEVAGSLDADVIVNVQGDEPLIDPAVIDGVIQVHGRIHPPDIATVAVSLDAESDYTDRNVVKVVTGKDGYALYFSRSAIPHGWQVGSDEALRHIGIYAYNRAALLDFVSLPAGKLEQMEDLEQLRALENGMSILVVKVNEFNGIGVDTPEDLLKVEDMMKKMKAKAEDPAPGAGEGAP encoded by the coding sequence TTGAAAGCAGTTGTTGTTATACCTGCACGGTACGCTTCGACGAGGTTTCCGGGGAAACCTTTGGCCCAGCTGTTGGGGAAACCGCTGATCGAACACGTTTATTCAAGAGCATGTGAAGCCAGGACCGTTGACAGGGTGGTTGTCGCCACCGACGACAGGCGCATACTTGATGCTGTCATGGGGTTCGGAGGCGATTGTGTCATGACCGGGACCGGTCACAGGAGCGGTTCGGACAGGCTGGGAGAGGTGGCAGGCAGCCTGGATGCCGATGTCATTGTCAATGTCCAGGGGGACGAACCGCTCATCGATCCGGCAGTGATCGATGGAGTGATCCAGGTCCATGGAAGGATACATCCTCCCGATATTGCAACGGTGGCCGTGTCTCTGGACGCGGAATCGGATTATACCGACAGAAATGTCGTCAAAGTTGTGACGGGTAAAGATGGATATGCGCTGTACTTTTCCCGATCGGCTATTCCCCACGGGTGGCAAGTGGGTTCGGATGAAGCCTTGAGACATATAGGTATTTATGCATACAACAGGGCGGCCCTTCTGGACTTCGTGTCCTTACCAGCGGGGAAACTGGAGCAGATGGAGGATCTGGAACAGTTGAGGGCCCTTGAGAACGGGATGAGCATTCTCGTTGTGAAGGTCAATGAGTTCAATGGGATAGGAGTGGACACCCCCGAGGACCTGTTGAAAGTGGAGGATATGATGAAGAAGATGAAAGCGAAGGCGGAGGATCCCGCTCCCGGTGCAGGTGAGGGTGCCCCATGA
- the rfaE1 gene encoding D-glycero-beta-D-manno-heptose-7-phosphate kinase, translating to MTNIFERGDELLAKLKGNKVLVIGDLMIDEYIWGGVTRVSPEAPVPIVGVTSETLRLGGAANVAHNILGLGGQVEVCGVLGDDQMGRWMRSDLKKKNIGVRGIVTCTGRPTTVKTRVIAHDQQVVRVDKEVTTPLERSDEEMILGSAESFLGECGCVVVSDYAKGVITPTLMRELVDLAKKYSVPVAVDPKINQFSIYKGVTVLTPNLFEAAAGAGLVIDSMQALVEAGHRIIRKLACEYLIITRGDQGMTLFSGKKDYSHIEAYSRPVYDVTGAGDTVISTLSLALASGLSMEEGACLANVAAGVVVGEVGTVSISREQMRLRFRDLARLSS from the coding sequence ATGACAAATATTTTTGAAAGAGGCGACGAACTTTTAGCAAAGCTGAAAGGTAACAAGGTCCTCGTCATAGGCGACCTGATGATCGACGAATACATCTGGGGGGGAGTGACCAGAGTCTCCCCTGAAGCTCCTGTGCCCATCGTCGGGGTCACCAGCGAGACACTGCGCCTCGGGGGAGCTGCCAACGTGGCTCACAATATCCTCGGCCTCGGAGGTCAGGTTGAGGTGTGCGGTGTGCTGGGTGATGACCAGATGGGGAGATGGATGAGAAGCGATCTGAAGAAAAAAAATATCGGCGTCCGCGGTATCGTCACCTGCACCGGGCGCCCCACCACAGTGAAGACGCGGGTCATCGCTCACGACCAGCAGGTGGTGCGGGTGGACAAGGAGGTCACAACGCCCCTGGAACGATCCGACGAGGAGATGATCCTCGGCTCGGCCGAATCGTTCCTCGGCGAGTGCGGGTGCGTCGTTGTCAGCGACTACGCCAAGGGCGTGATAACCCCCACACTCATGCGCGAGCTGGTGGATCTGGCAAAAAAATATTCAGTCCCTGTAGCAGTCGACCCCAAGATCAACCAGTTCTCCATCTACAAGGGTGTGACCGTTCTGACACCGAACCTCTTTGAGGCTGCGGCGGGAGCAGGGCTGGTCATTGACAGTATGCAAGCCCTTGTGGAGGCAGGGCACCGCATTATCAGGAAGCTGGCATGTGAATACCTGATCATAACAAGGGGTGATCAGGGAATGACTCTTTTTTCAGGCAAGAAGGATTATTCACATATTGAAGCCTACAGCCGGCCGGTGTACGATGTTACCGGTGCTGGCGATACTGTTATTTCAACCCTTTCCCTCGCCCTGGCTTCAGGTCTGTCCATGGAAGAGGGAGCCTGTCTCGCTAATGTGGCGGCGGGGGTGGTTGTGGGTGAGGTCGGGACCGTTTCCATATCGAGGGAGCAGATGCGCCTTCGATTCAGGGACCTGGCCAGGCTGTCCTCCTGA
- a CDS encoding isoprenylcysteine carboxylmethyltransferase family protein, with translation MSKFHHWVKKHRTKLSGILGVSFLIFAKPAAASLFMGASLIMVGEAIRIWSSGYIHKNQNLSVTGPYSLTRNPLYVGSFLLGAGFAITTNVLWLIFLYLLFFGGIYWFTIRWEEEKLKGIFPGEWEEYSQGVPRFFPLLRIPRYRKGTFHWSQVFRNKELLNASVVVVVYAILWGKALFMG, from the coding sequence TTGTCAAAGTTTCATCATTGGGTGAAAAAACACCGCACAAAACTCTCGGGAATTCTGGGGGTCTCTTTCCTGATCTTCGCGAAACCCGCCGCGGCTAGCCTGTTCATGGGTGCTTCCCTCATCATGGTCGGCGAGGCTATACGGATCTGGTCATCGGGGTACATTCACAAGAACCAGAACCTCAGCGTAACAGGCCCTTACAGCTTGACACGCAATCCACTCTATGTAGGCAGCTTCCTTCTCGGAGCCGGGTTTGCGATCACGACCAATGTATTATGGCTGATCTTCCTGTACCTCTTGTTTTTCGGGGGCATATACTGGTTCACTATCAGGTGGGAAGAGGAGAAGCTCAAAGGCATATTCCCCGGGGAGTGGGAGGAATATAGCCAGGGGGTGCCCCGGTTCTTCCCGCTGCTACGGATCCCGCGTTACAGGAAAGGGACGTTCCACTGGTCCCAGGTTTTCAGGAACAAGGAACTTTTGAACGCATCGGTTGTGGTGGTCGTTTACGCGATTTTATGGGGCAAGGCCCTGTTTATGGGTTAA